The Cyclopterus lumpus isolate fCycLum1 chromosome 6, fCycLum1.pri, whole genome shotgun sequence genome contains a region encoding:
- the arntl2 gene encoding aryl hydrocarbon receptor nuclear translocator-like protein 2 isoform X2: MSAWNTATSGCDRSGGDPAEVLVKEHQSGSVSLPSAMTPSSAVGTTSSIEIPRKRKGCMDNQDTKSVSMDMDMEDMEDEQNGSDGEDRHLKMKCFREPHSQIEKRRRDKMNNLIDKLSAMIPSCNPLSRKVDKLTVLRMAVQHLKSLKGSSSSFSEASYKPSFLPNEELKHLVLKAADGFLFVVGCDRGKIVFVSESVTKILNYSRVELIGQSLFDYIHPKDMEKVKEQLSASELYPRERLIDAKTGLQVQADLPVSAARLCSGARRSFFCRMKYNKISVKVEEKEFQACTSKKKESQKYCTVHCTGYMRSWPTSQLGAEGEEADKQESAHFSCLVAVGRVHSHSSPQVNGEVHVKPTEFFTRCAMDGKFTFVDQRATIILGYLPQEMLGTSCYEYFHQDDLPHLAERHRKVLRSKDKIETNCYKFKTKYGSFVTLQSQWFSFVNPWTKEVEYIVSTNTVITCDHSPTSRSGNKFELSSNYKTSDEDGKKSLPVIPGISTTPGAMIYAGSIGTQIANELLDYNRMNSSPSSGSVSPFSLPPDKCPQTPNQISNNVPNGEATDMGIPGKFSSEDEPQGAAFSGAESLMEENSQLDLDSVVGPGLSSLSNDEAAMAVFMSLLETNTNAGEAVDFEEMHWSL, encoded by the exons ATGTCGGCCTGGAATACAGCGACCAGCGGCTGTGACAGATCTGGAGGCGACCCGGCAG AAGTGCTGGTTAAAGAACACCAAAGTGGTTCTGTTTCTTTGCCCAGCGCGATGACCCCGTCCTCAGCTGTTGGCACGACCTCTAGCATTGAGATACCCCGGAAGCGCAAGGGCTGCATGGACAACCA GGATACAAAATCTGTTTCAATGGATATGGATATGGAAGATATGGAAGATGAGCAAAACGG ATCGGATGGAGAGGACCGGCATCTCAAAATGAAATGCTTCAG AGAGCCGCATAGCCAAATTGAGAAGAGGAGACGGGACAAAATGAACAATCTCATTGACAAACTCTCAGCCATGATCCCTTCCTGTAACCCACTGTCCCGTAAAGTAGACAAACTCACTGTGCTCAGAATGGCAGTGCAGCACCTCAAATCTCTCAAAG GTTCATCAAGTTCTTTTTCTGAAGCCAGCTACAAGCCGTCATTTCTTCCCAACGAGGAGCTCAAACACCTCGTCCTCAAG GCTGCAGATGGGTTCCTGTTTGTAGTGGGCTGTGATCGTGGGAAAATAGTTTTTGTCTCAGAGTCCGTCACGAAGATATTAAATTATAGTCGG GTGGAGCTGATTGGACAGAGCCTGTTTGATTACATTCATCCAAAGGACATGGAAAAAGTGAAGGAGCAGCTGTCAGCTTCTGAATTATACCCTCGTGAACGCCTGATAGATGCTAAAA CGGGCCTGCAGGTCCAGGCTGACCTCCCGGTCAGTGCAGCACGGCTGTGTTCAGGTGCACGCCGCTCATTCTTCTGCCGCATGAAGTACAACAAAATTTCGGTcaaagtggaggagaaggaattCCAAGCATGCACCTCCAAAAAGAAAG AGTCGCAGAAGTACTGCACGGTCCACTGCACAGGCTACATGCGCAGCTGGCCTACCAGTCAGTTGGgagcagagggggaggaggcagacaAGCAGGAGAGCGCCCACTTCAGCTGCCTGGTGGCGGTGGGACGCGTCCACTCCCACTCATCGCCACAGGTTAATGGAGAAGTCCACGTTAAACCCACAGAGTTCTTCACACGTTGTGCCATGGATGGCAAATTCACCTTTGTCGATCAAAG AGCCACAATCATTCTTGGTTATCTTCCTCAAGAAATGCTTGGGACATCATGCTATGAGTACTTCCATCAAGATGATTTACCGCATTTAGCTGAAAGGCATCGAAAAG tGCTGCGGAGCAAAGACAAAATAGAAACAAACTGCTATAAGTTCAAAACTAAATATGGCTCTTTTGTCACTCTTCAAAGTCAATGGTTTAGTTTTGTAAATCCCTGGACCAAAGAAGTAGAATACATAGTTTCAACTAACACGGTTATAAC ATGCGATCACAGTCCAACCAGTCGATCCGGAAACAAGTTTGAACTGTCGAGCAATTACAAGACTTCTGACG AAGATGGCAAGAAGTCTCTTCCAGTTATACCAGGCATCTCCACCACACCTGGAGCAATGATTTATGCTGGAAGCATTGGGACCCAGATTGCCAATGAACTGCTGGATTACAACAG GATGAACTCCTCTCCTTCCAGTGGGAGCGTCAGCCCGTTCAGTCTACCACCCGATAAGTGTCCGCAAACTCCCAATCAAATCAGCAACAAT GTGCCAAATGGAGAGGCAACCGATATGGGGATTCCAGGAAAGTTCAGCTCAGAGGATGAGCCCCAGGGAGCTGCATTCTCTGGGGCAGAATCACTCATGG AAGAGAACTCCCAGCTGGATTTGGACAGCGTGGTCGGACCGGGCCTTAGTAGCCTGAGCAATGACGAAGCAGCCATGGCAGTGTTCATGAGCCTCCTGGAGACGAACACAAATGCGGGCGAGGCTGTGGACTTCGAAGAGATGCACTGGTCTTTATAG
- the arntl2 gene encoding aryl hydrocarbon receptor nuclear translocator-like protein 2 isoform X3, with the protein MSAWNTATSGCDRSGGDPAEEVLVKEHQSGSVSLPSAMTPSSAVGTTSSIEIPRKRKGCMDNQDTKSVSMDMDMEDMEDEQNGSDGEDRHLKMKCFREPHSQIEKRRRDKMNNLIDKLSAMIPSCNPLSRKVDKLTVLRMAVQHLKSLKGSSSSFSEASYKPSFLPNEELKHLVLKAADGFLFVVGCDRGKIVFVSESVTKILNYSRVELIGQSLFDYIHPKDMEKVKEQLSASELYPRERLIDAKTGLQVQADLPVSAARLCSGARRSFFCRMKYNKISVKVEEKEFQACTSKKKESQKYCTVHCTGYMRSWPTSQLGAEGEEADKQESAHFSCLVAVGRVHSHSSPQVNGEVHVKPTEFFTRCAMDGKFTFVDQRATIILGYLPQEMLGTSCYEYFHQDDLPHLAERHRKVLRSKDKIETNCYKFKTKYGSFVTLQSQWFSFVNPWTKEVEYIVSTNTVITCDHSPTSRSGNKFELSSNYKTSDDGKKSLPVIPGISTTPGAMIYAGSIGTQIANELLDYNRMNSSPSSGSVSPFSLPPDKCPQTPNQISNNVPNGEATDMGIPGKFSSEDEPQGAAFSGAESLMEENSQLDLDSVVGPGLSSLSNDEAAMAVFMSLLETNTNAGEAVDFEEMHWSL; encoded by the exons ATGTCGGCCTGGAATACAGCGACCAGCGGCTGTGACAGATCTGGAGGCGACCCGGCAG AAGAAGTGCTGGTTAAAGAACACCAAAGTGGTTCTGTTTCTTTGCCCAGCGCGATGACCCCGTCCTCAGCTGTTGGCACGACCTCTAGCATTGAGATACCCCGGAAGCGCAAGGGCTGCATGGACAACCA GGATACAAAATCTGTTTCAATGGATATGGATATGGAAGATATGGAAGATGAGCAAAACGG ATCGGATGGAGAGGACCGGCATCTCAAAATGAAATGCTTCAG AGAGCCGCATAGCCAAATTGAGAAGAGGAGACGGGACAAAATGAACAATCTCATTGACAAACTCTCAGCCATGATCCCTTCCTGTAACCCACTGTCCCGTAAAGTAGACAAACTCACTGTGCTCAGAATGGCAGTGCAGCACCTCAAATCTCTCAAAG GTTCATCAAGTTCTTTTTCTGAAGCCAGCTACAAGCCGTCATTTCTTCCCAACGAGGAGCTCAAACACCTCGTCCTCAAG GCTGCAGATGGGTTCCTGTTTGTAGTGGGCTGTGATCGTGGGAAAATAGTTTTTGTCTCAGAGTCCGTCACGAAGATATTAAATTATAGTCGG GTGGAGCTGATTGGACAGAGCCTGTTTGATTACATTCATCCAAAGGACATGGAAAAAGTGAAGGAGCAGCTGTCAGCTTCTGAATTATACCCTCGTGAACGCCTGATAGATGCTAAAA CGGGCCTGCAGGTCCAGGCTGACCTCCCGGTCAGTGCAGCACGGCTGTGTTCAGGTGCACGCCGCTCATTCTTCTGCCGCATGAAGTACAACAAAATTTCGGTcaaagtggaggagaaggaattCCAAGCATGCACCTCCAAAAAGAAAG AGTCGCAGAAGTACTGCACGGTCCACTGCACAGGCTACATGCGCAGCTGGCCTACCAGTCAGTTGGgagcagagggggaggaggcagacaAGCAGGAGAGCGCCCACTTCAGCTGCCTGGTGGCGGTGGGACGCGTCCACTCCCACTCATCGCCACAGGTTAATGGAGAAGTCCACGTTAAACCCACAGAGTTCTTCACACGTTGTGCCATGGATGGCAAATTCACCTTTGTCGATCAAAG AGCCACAATCATTCTTGGTTATCTTCCTCAAGAAATGCTTGGGACATCATGCTATGAGTACTTCCATCAAGATGATTTACCGCATTTAGCTGAAAGGCATCGAAAAG tGCTGCGGAGCAAAGACAAAATAGAAACAAACTGCTATAAGTTCAAAACTAAATATGGCTCTTTTGTCACTCTTCAAAGTCAATGGTTTAGTTTTGTAAATCCCTGGACCAAAGAAGTAGAATACATAGTTTCAACTAACACGGTTATAAC ATGCGATCACAGTCCAACCAGTCGATCCGGAAACAAGTTTGAACTGTCGAGCAATTACAAGACTTCTGACG ATGGCAAGAAGTCTCTTCCAGTTATACCAGGCATCTCCACCACACCTGGAGCAATGATTTATGCTGGAAGCATTGGGACCCAGATTGCCAATGAACTGCTGGATTACAACAG GATGAACTCCTCTCCTTCCAGTGGGAGCGTCAGCCCGTTCAGTCTACCACCCGATAAGTGTCCGCAAACTCCCAATCAAATCAGCAACAAT GTGCCAAATGGAGAGGCAACCGATATGGGGATTCCAGGAAAGTTCAGCTCAGAGGATGAGCCCCAGGGAGCTGCATTCTCTGGGGCAGAATCACTCATGG AAGAGAACTCCCAGCTGGATTTGGACAGCGTGGTCGGACCGGGCCTTAGTAGCCTGAGCAATGACGAAGCAGCCATGGCAGTGTTCATGAGCCTCCTGGAGACGAACACAAATGCGGGCGAGGCTGTGGACTTCGAAGAGATGCACTGGTCTTTATAG
- the arntl2 gene encoding aryl hydrocarbon receptor nuclear translocator-like protein 2 isoform X1, producing the protein MSAWNTATSGCDRSGGDPAEEVLVKEHQSGSVSLPSAMTPSSAVGTTSSIEIPRKRKGCMDNQDTKSVSMDMDMEDMEDEQNGSDGEDRHLKMKCFREPHSQIEKRRRDKMNNLIDKLSAMIPSCNPLSRKVDKLTVLRMAVQHLKSLKGSSSSFSEASYKPSFLPNEELKHLVLKAADGFLFVVGCDRGKIVFVSESVTKILNYSRVELIGQSLFDYIHPKDMEKVKEQLSASELYPRERLIDAKTGLQVQADLPVSAARLCSGARRSFFCRMKYNKISVKVEEKEFQACTSKKKESQKYCTVHCTGYMRSWPTSQLGAEGEEADKQESAHFSCLVAVGRVHSHSSPQVNGEVHVKPTEFFTRCAMDGKFTFVDQRATIILGYLPQEMLGTSCYEYFHQDDLPHLAERHRKVLRSKDKIETNCYKFKTKYGSFVTLQSQWFSFVNPWTKEVEYIVSTNTVITCDHSPTSRSGNKFELSSNYKTSDEDGKKSLPVIPGISTTPGAMIYAGSIGTQIANELLDYNRMNSSPSSGSVSPFSLPPDKCPQTPNQISNNVPNGEATDMGIPGKFSSEDEPQGAAFSGAESLMEENSQLDLDSVVGPGLSSLSNDEAAMAVFMSLLETNTNAGEAVDFEEMHWSL; encoded by the exons ATGTCGGCCTGGAATACAGCGACCAGCGGCTGTGACAGATCTGGAGGCGACCCGGCAG AAGAAGTGCTGGTTAAAGAACACCAAAGTGGTTCTGTTTCTTTGCCCAGCGCGATGACCCCGTCCTCAGCTGTTGGCACGACCTCTAGCATTGAGATACCCCGGAAGCGCAAGGGCTGCATGGACAACCA GGATACAAAATCTGTTTCAATGGATATGGATATGGAAGATATGGAAGATGAGCAAAACGG ATCGGATGGAGAGGACCGGCATCTCAAAATGAAATGCTTCAG AGAGCCGCATAGCCAAATTGAGAAGAGGAGACGGGACAAAATGAACAATCTCATTGACAAACTCTCAGCCATGATCCCTTCCTGTAACCCACTGTCCCGTAAAGTAGACAAACTCACTGTGCTCAGAATGGCAGTGCAGCACCTCAAATCTCTCAAAG GTTCATCAAGTTCTTTTTCTGAAGCCAGCTACAAGCCGTCATTTCTTCCCAACGAGGAGCTCAAACACCTCGTCCTCAAG GCTGCAGATGGGTTCCTGTTTGTAGTGGGCTGTGATCGTGGGAAAATAGTTTTTGTCTCAGAGTCCGTCACGAAGATATTAAATTATAGTCGG GTGGAGCTGATTGGACAGAGCCTGTTTGATTACATTCATCCAAAGGACATGGAAAAAGTGAAGGAGCAGCTGTCAGCTTCTGAATTATACCCTCGTGAACGCCTGATAGATGCTAAAA CGGGCCTGCAGGTCCAGGCTGACCTCCCGGTCAGTGCAGCACGGCTGTGTTCAGGTGCACGCCGCTCATTCTTCTGCCGCATGAAGTACAACAAAATTTCGGTcaaagtggaggagaaggaattCCAAGCATGCACCTCCAAAAAGAAAG AGTCGCAGAAGTACTGCACGGTCCACTGCACAGGCTACATGCGCAGCTGGCCTACCAGTCAGTTGGgagcagagggggaggaggcagacaAGCAGGAGAGCGCCCACTTCAGCTGCCTGGTGGCGGTGGGACGCGTCCACTCCCACTCATCGCCACAGGTTAATGGAGAAGTCCACGTTAAACCCACAGAGTTCTTCACACGTTGTGCCATGGATGGCAAATTCACCTTTGTCGATCAAAG AGCCACAATCATTCTTGGTTATCTTCCTCAAGAAATGCTTGGGACATCATGCTATGAGTACTTCCATCAAGATGATTTACCGCATTTAGCTGAAAGGCATCGAAAAG tGCTGCGGAGCAAAGACAAAATAGAAACAAACTGCTATAAGTTCAAAACTAAATATGGCTCTTTTGTCACTCTTCAAAGTCAATGGTTTAGTTTTGTAAATCCCTGGACCAAAGAAGTAGAATACATAGTTTCAACTAACACGGTTATAAC ATGCGATCACAGTCCAACCAGTCGATCCGGAAACAAGTTTGAACTGTCGAGCAATTACAAGACTTCTGACG AAGATGGCAAGAAGTCTCTTCCAGTTATACCAGGCATCTCCACCACACCTGGAGCAATGATTTATGCTGGAAGCATTGGGACCCAGATTGCCAATGAACTGCTGGATTACAACAG GATGAACTCCTCTCCTTCCAGTGGGAGCGTCAGCCCGTTCAGTCTACCACCCGATAAGTGTCCGCAAACTCCCAATCAAATCAGCAACAAT GTGCCAAATGGAGAGGCAACCGATATGGGGATTCCAGGAAAGTTCAGCTCAGAGGATGAGCCCCAGGGAGCTGCATTCTCTGGGGCAGAATCACTCATGG AAGAGAACTCCCAGCTGGATTTGGACAGCGTGGTCGGACCGGGCCTTAGTAGCCTGAGCAATGACGAAGCAGCCATGGCAGTGTTCATGAGCCTCCTGGAGACGAACACAAATGCGGGCGAGGCTGTGGACTTCGAAGAGATGCACTGGTCTTTATAG